The Microbacterium sp. W4I20 genome segment CTGAGCTTGTCGAGATGCGCTTCCATCACGCGGCCTCCTTCATGAATCGGGTTGCGGGGATACGCAAAAAGCCGCCGACATGCACCAGCTCGTCGATCTGGAATTCGGCTCGCCCGTTCAGGCGGTCGTCCAGCTCGGAGATGGTGATGTCGGCGGCTCGTGCGACGATGCGTACGTCGGCGCCTGCCTCGCAGATCGCGGAGTTGACTCTTCTCGCGATGTCGGAGTTGATCTGGTTCCTATCCATTTCAACAGGTTATGGCACGTTGACGACAGGTGTCAACCGTTGGAGTCAAGTTTCTGCCGGAATCGGTAGGAAATCTGCCGTATCCTAGGGGAATGGCCGAGAACGTAACCCCGATCAGTCGCGCGATCTCCGACGAACTCACCGGCGCATACACCAAGCGTCGGTTGACTCAGGAGGAACTCGCGCGTCGAGTCGAGATGCCCCTAGTCACGCTGCAGAAGAAGCTGCGTGCACGGGCACCGATCACGGCCACTGACCTTGTCCTGTTGTCGAACGCAATCGGCGTCGATCCGGCCAAGGTTCTAACCGACGCGATGGAAGAACTAGCCAACGCCGAGCGTCTAGCGTCGGAGGGTATCCCTACGATCGCTGGACAACGGAAGAAGCGTCCGTCGGAGATGACAGAGGAGGAGTTGGATGCGTTCGAAGGCGAACAAGCAGCCAACCGAGACCCAGAGCTTGGTCACCCCGAGCCTGACCCTGCCTAGAGGAAGAGAGTATGACCCGTGGGAGCATGCTGAGGCTCTCGATATACCGGTATATGTGCGCCGGCTTCGATCGGCGAACGGGATCTATTTCCGGGAGTATGGCGAGATCATTTTGAGTGATCGCCTGCGGAAGGGGGATCAGCGATTGACTCTCTCGCACGAGCTTGGCCACGTGGAGCTTCTACATCAGGATGACCGACCGAAACACGAGATACAGGCCGACCGGTTCGCGGCCCGGAACCTGATTTGTCCGGACGAACTGGCCGACCTGTATGAGTGGTGTCCCGATGAGCGAAAGATTGTTGCCGAGCTCGGGGTGACTACGCGCTTATTTCGCGCGTATGTCCTGTCTCATGCGGCGTGATCCTTCAAGAACACCCAATCGCCGACGTCCATGCTTTCGATGCGGCTCCGCGTGTAGTCCGACGAAGACGACGGGAGTTCGCGTCCTGCCGAGTGGCGACCGATGATGTCGATCGTCAACTTGGATGTCATCTTCTGGGCAACCATCTTGTCGCCCAAGTTCCGCGGAGCGTCAGCCTCATACGTACCGCCGGCGGGCCATGCCGCTTCAGTGCGCCACATGTATGAGTAGGTGCGCTCCATCGAGCCGTCAATGACCTTGGAGCGGTCGATGCCCAGCGACTCCAACACCTTTTTCAGCTCCTGGTTGTCGGGAACCGGTTCGGACTGCTTTGGGTTGATGCGGTCGGCGTTGTCGATCATCTTCCGGAGCAGGCCAATCGCTTTGTCCAACTCCCGAGCCGTCACACTTCCGACGTGCGACTTGCTCACGAGCTCGCGAGCCTCCTCGATCAGTTTCTGGTTGATGCTCATGCCGTCTCTCGATTCTGTTCGATCTGGTTTATTGTCTCAGGCGGCGTGAACAGTAGCGCGAATTGTTCCATTGCGGCTATGAGTCGCTTGCGGTTCTGGGGCGACTTGTAGGCCCGCGTGGTTGCGCGCACGGAGTGTCCAACGATGTCCATGACGAGGTCTTCGGGGATGCCCGCCTCGAGTAGCAGGTCGACGGTTGAGTGGCGCGCGTCGTGCAGCCGGACATCCTTCTGGATGCCGTAC includes the following:
- a CDS encoding helix-turn-helix domain-containing protein; translated protein: MAENVTPISRAISDELTGAYTKRRLTQEELARRVEMPLVTLQKKLRARAPITATDLVLLSNAIGVDPAKVLTDAMEELANAERLASEGIPTIAGQRKKRPSEMTEEELDAFEGEQAANRDPELGHPEPDPA
- a CDS encoding ImmA/IrrE family metallo-endopeptidase, which translates into the protein MRSKANKQPTETQSLVTPSLTLPRGREYDPWEHAEALDIPVYVRRLRSANGIYFREYGEIILSDRLRKGDQRLTLSHELGHVELLHQDDRPKHEIQADRFAARNLICPDELADLYEWCPDERKIVAELGVTTRLFRAYVLSHAA